The following are encoded together in the Amblyraja radiata isolate CabotCenter1 chromosome 27, sAmbRad1.1.pri, whole genome shotgun sequence genome:
- the dhdds gene encoding dehydrodolichyl diphosphate synthase complex subunit DHDDS: MAWIQEAELNFVERLCASVLKVGPMPKHVAFIMDGNRRFAQKCQMERAEGHSQGFEKLAETLRWCLNLNIREVTVYAFSIENFKRSKEEVDGLMELARQKFTRLLEEQANLKKHSVRIRVLGNLSLLPGDIQELIAQAMLATQSYNKCFLNVCFAYTSRHEITSAVSEMALGVEDGLLRPSDLSETLLGKCLYSSNSPDPDLLIRTSGEVRLSDFLLWQTSHSCLVFQPVLWPEYSFWNLCQAILQYQVNYPALQKAKMLQEAAYQQQQLDVDHTCVLEQTQPGKAGEMGGTDCKQEQILKYTREREERVSNFLLELENKRKTFLTDLVKGSTPFLRV, from the exons ATGGCTTGGATCCAGGAAGCAGAGCTGAACTTTGTAGAGAGGTTGTGTGCATCCGTTCTAAAG GTTGGTCCAATGCCTAAGCACGTGGCCTTCATCATGGATGGGAATAGACGATTTGCCCAGAAGTGTCAAATGGAGAGAGCAGAGGGCCACTCCCAGGGTTTTGAGAAACTGGCTGAG ACCCTTCGGTGGTGTTTGAATCTGAATATACGAGAGGTGACCGTTTACGCTTTCAGTATTGAGAATTTCAAACGCTCCAAAGAGGAAGTGGATGGGTTGATGGAACTTGCACGGCAGAAGTTCACAAGACTCCTTGAAGAACA GGCGAATTTGAAGAAGCACAGTGTTCGTATCAGAGTCCTAGGAAACCTGAGCTTGTTGCCGGGTGATATTCAGGAGCTGATTGCACAGGCAATGCTAGCAACACAGAGTTATAACAA ATGTTTCCTGAACGTGTGCTTTGCCTACACCTCTCGGCATGAGATCACCAGTGCTGTCAGTGAAATGGCACTGGGAGTTGAGGACGGGTTACTAAGACCCAG TGACCTTTCTGAGACTTTGCTGGGCAAGTGCCTGTACTCGAGCAATTCCCCAGACCCAGACCTACTAATTCGGACATCTGGAGAGGTTCGTCTCAGTGACTTTCTGTTGTGGCAG ACCTCTCATTCATGCTTGGTGTTCCAGCCTGTGTTGTGGCCAGAGTATTCTTTCTGGAATCTGTGTCAGGCCATATTACAGTATCAGGTCAACTATCCCGCCCTTCAG AAAGCAAAAATGTTGCAGGAGGCAGCATATCAGCAGCAGCAGTTGGACGTAGACCATACCTGTGTACTGGAGCAGACACAGCCTGGCAAGGCAGGGGAGATGGGAGGCACAGACTGCAAACAGGAACAAATCCTAAAGTATACCAGGGAGCGGGAGGAAAGAGTCTCCAACTTTCTACTGGAGCTAGAGAACAAAAGGAAAACATTTCTCACAGACCTTGTTAAGGGCTCCACACCATTTCTACGTGTTTAG